The following coding sequences are from one Paenibacillus tundrae window:
- a CDS encoding SOS response-associated peptidase: protein MCNRFSLAADLDEVRDHFKIQRVMYYYKNRYNISPTQHTPIILHQDGERVLDEFRWGFIPFWGRDAVNANLMTVHDNPSYYKLVETKRCVIPCNGLFYWRQEGKKSFAVRVVMPDRGLFGIAGLYEIWKDTRKQPLRTCTMLMTGANMVTREFGSKMPAILSETEIDTWLDPANTRVTQLLPLLKSYNSSDMHLYPVTPMVANDEHDCYECVEEVEQKLAYVRSY, encoded by the coding sequence ATGTGCAACCGATTTTCGTTGGCAGCAGATTTAGATGAGGTTAGAGATCATTTCAAAATACAGCGAGTGATGTATTATTACAAAAACCGTTATAATATCAGTCCTACCCAGCATACGCCAATCATTCTTCATCAGGATGGGGAGCGTGTATTGGATGAGTTTCGTTGGGGGTTCATTCCATTTTGGGGACGTGATGCGGTGAATGCGAACCTGATGACTGTGCATGATAATCCTTCGTATTACAAACTGGTGGAAACGAAGCGGTGCGTTATTCCATGCAACGGTCTCTTTTACTGGCGTCAAGAAGGTAAAAAAAGCTTTGCTGTGCGTGTTGTTATGCCAGATCGCGGATTGTTCGGCATTGCCGGATTGTATGAGATCTGGAAAGACACACGAAAACAACCGCTTCGCACCTGCACAATGCTAATGACGGGAGCCAACATGGTTACGCGGGAGTTCGGTAGCAAGATGCCTGCGATCTTGTCCGAAACAGAGATTGATACATGGCTAGATCCGGCTAACACTCGTGTAACGCAACTTCTACCACTCTTGAAATCTTACAATAGTTCAGACATGCATCTATACCCAGTGACACCAATGGTTGCGAACGATGAACATGACTGTTATGAATGCGTAGAAGAGGTAGAACAGAAGCTTGCGTATGTGCGCAGCTACTAA
- a CDS encoding lactonase family protein gives MSESKRLIVLTGSYAEAENEGIYAYELNEDTGSLAKLDGISGVKNPTFVNVDAEGNKLYAIGEATSAEGNKMSEAVALSIDPATGKLSLLNRKNSISAPPCHIQRDPSGRYLILSSYHGGLVGLQAVTDNGEIGELLDEKKHEGQGAHPERQDKPHVHSAFFSPDGKYMMVQDLGADKIAIYSIDADKNELVLHSETKTHAGAGPRHLAFHPNGQFAYVINEVDSSITSFRYDAAAGTLTEVSTVSTLPDGYDGKENTTAEITVSNDGRFVYGSNRGHDSIVVYAVDADAGHLKLVEHVSAEGEHPRHFALTPNGKLLIAANRDTNNIVTFTVDQESGRLKYTGHSTGVSKPVCVKPIYL, from the coding sequence ATGAGTGAATCTAAACGCTTGATCGTACTGACTGGCTCTTATGCCGAAGCTGAGAATGAGGGCATTTATGCATATGAATTGAATGAGGATACAGGAAGTCTGGCGAAGCTAGACGGCATCTCTGGGGTGAAAAACCCAACGTTTGTTAACGTTGATGCAGAAGGCAACAAGCTGTATGCGATTGGTGAAGCAACTTCTGCTGAAGGCAACAAAATGTCTGAAGCGGTAGCACTGAGCATCGATCCTGCGACAGGCAAGTTGTCCTTGCTGAATCGCAAAAACTCCATTTCCGCTCCTCCTTGTCATATCCAGCGCGACCCATCCGGACGTTACTTGATTCTGTCGAGTTACCACGGTGGATTGGTTGGTCTGCAAGCTGTTACGGATAACGGTGAAATCGGTGAGCTATTGGATGAGAAGAAACATGAGGGTCAAGGCGCACACCCTGAACGTCAAGACAAACCACATGTACACTCTGCATTCTTCAGCCCTGATGGCAAATATATGATGGTACAAGATCTCGGTGCAGATAAAATTGCAATCTATTCCATTGATGCAGACAAGAATGAATTGGTACTGCACAGTGAAACGAAAACTCACGCGGGTGCAGGCCCACGTCATTTGGCGTTTCATCCAAACGGTCAATTCGCTTATGTAATCAATGAGGTGGATTCTTCGATTACATCTTTCCGTTATGATGCCGCTGCGGGTACGTTGACAGAAGTATCTACGGTATCTACATTGCCAGATGGTTACGACGGTAAGGAGAATACAACAGCTGAAATTACGGTTTCTAACGATGGACGTTTCGTCTATGGTTCCAACCGTGGTCATGACAGCATCGTTGTGTATGCTGTGGATGCTGATGCTGGACATCTGAAACTGGTGGAGCACGTATCGGCAGAGGGTGAACACCCGCGTCATTTCGCGTTGACTCCAAACGGCAAATTGCTGATTGCAGCTAACCGTGACACAAACAACATTGTGACGTTCACTGTAGATCAAGAGAGCGGACGTTTGAAATACACAGGACACAGCACAGGTGTATCCAAGCCGGTATGTGTGAAGCCTATATATCTGTAA
- a CDS encoding DUF2062 domain-containing protein, which yields MSIQKNKTTRFARLRRAMKLNFLKLLRAPGGAHKVSTGFAIGFGLELIVISTASLIYLVFYPIVRLSGGSLPAAIVGNVVGKLTFLPIILMPLAKQIGSWILPAHSMGNGIVHESAWMELFRGNWSALSELLLGGLDILAGMSIFGATLGLISYFIVKFFYVRALKRRYERRLEKRHQAASSPSTAVLIRKPSQS from the coding sequence ATGAGTATACAGAAAAATAAAACCACCCGATTTGCACGGTTGCGACGTGCCATGAAGCTGAATTTCCTCAAATTGTTACGTGCTCCAGGTGGTGCTCACAAAGTATCGACGGGGTTCGCCATAGGCTTTGGGCTGGAACTGATCGTTATTTCTACCGCATCCCTAATTTATCTGGTGTTCTACCCGATTGTTCGGCTATCTGGTGGGTCTTTGCCAGCCGCAATTGTAGGGAATGTTGTTGGTAAGCTTACATTCTTACCCATCATTCTAATGCCGCTCGCGAAGCAGATTGGTTCTTGGATCCTACCAGCACATAGCATGGGGAACGGGATTGTGCATGAGAGTGCATGGATGGAATTGTTCCGTGGGAATTGGTCAGCACTGAGCGAGCTGTTATTAGGTGGACTTGATATTTTGGCAGGCATGTCGATCTTTGGGGCAACGCTGGGGTTGATTTCTTATTTTATCGTGAAGTTCTTCTATGTAAGAGCGCTAAAGCGTCGGTATGAACGCCGATTGGAGAAACGCCATCAAGCGGCGTCATCTCCATCGACTGCCGTACTAATTAGGAAACCATCACAATCATGA
- a CDS encoding DeoR/GlpR family DNA-binding transcription regulator: MLVAERYEKIVEWVDAQGSMRVTELSERCGVTEETIRRDLDKLEQAGRLRRSHGGAVTIKYKDEGQPEIPYPERAVTHAEEKRRIADEAVKLVESGDRIALDASTTAWYMAAGLPNIPLTVLTNSIKVAAELSNKEQIRVIATGGQLASKSLSFVGPLAERSLDAYHVDKVFLSCKGVHLSKGISESNELQALVKQKMISIADEVILLADSSKFNIQAFTRVAQIDSVSKVITDHGLDPEQVSMLEEQMIELIRV, from the coding sequence ATGCTCGTTGCGGAACGGTATGAGAAAATAGTGGAATGGGTGGACGCCCAAGGGAGCATGCGCGTTACAGAGCTAAGTGAGCGCTGCGGTGTAACCGAAGAGACGATACGGCGAGATCTGGACAAGCTGGAGCAGGCGGGCAGACTCAGGCGGTCACACGGTGGAGCGGTTACGATTAAATATAAAGATGAGGGACAGCCGGAGATTCCATATCCGGAGCGGGCTGTAACCCATGCCGAGGAGAAGCGTAGAATTGCAGATGAAGCAGTCAAACTGGTCGAGTCTGGCGATCGAATTGCCCTCGATGCGAGTACGACAGCTTGGTATATGGCGGCCGGATTACCGAATATCCCACTCACAGTTCTAACGAATTCGATTAAAGTGGCGGCAGAGCTTAGCAACAAGGAACAGATTCGCGTGATTGCGACAGGAGGTCAATTAGCCTCAAAGTCCCTGTCTTTTGTAGGGCCGCTGGCTGAGCGTTCATTGGACGCATATCATGTGGACAAGGTGTTTTTATCATGTAAAGGTGTGCATCTAAGCAAGGGCATTAGCGAATCGAATGAATTGCAGGCTTTGGTGAAGCAAAAGATGATAAGTATTGCGGATGAGGTCATTTTGCTGGCAGATTCGAGCAAGTTCAATATACAGGCGTTTACTCGGGTCGCACAGATTGATAGTGTGTCGAAAGTAATCACGGATCATGGTTTGGATCCAGAGCAGGTTAGTATGCTAGAAGAACAAATGATTGAATTAATACGAGTCTAA
- a CDS encoding OsmC family protein → MKHPFHLKAVWNGGRNSEGHIDAGGLKSVISIPQEMGGPGTGTNPDEMLLGAAATCYVITLAAMLERSDITPHELTLESEATVDVTNNIFTYERIVHRPRIVLQADATESDEVKAERLAHKAEESCMISRAVAGNVIIETEPVIVKASVGPM, encoded by the coding sequence ATGAAGCATCCTTTTCATTTAAAGGCTGTATGGAATGGTGGACGCAACAGTGAGGGACATATTGATGCTGGCGGATTGAAATCCGTCATCTCCATTCCGCAGGAGATGGGTGGCCCCGGAACAGGCACGAACCCAGATGAAATGCTACTCGGAGCGGCCGCTACCTGTTACGTCATTACGCTGGCGGCGATGTTAGAGCGTTCTGATATTACGCCTCATGAATTGACTCTGGAATCAGAGGCAACGGTGGATGTAACGAATAACATTTTTACGTATGAGCGTATTGTGCATCGACCTAGAATTGTACTGCAAGCAGATGCCACCGAGTCTGATGAAGTGAAGGCAGAGCGACTGGCTCACAAGGCGGAGGAATCTTGTATGATTTCAAGAGCTGTAGCAGGAAATGTAATCATTGAAACAGAGCCCGTAATTGTTAAAGCAAGTGTTGGCCCGATGTGA
- a CDS encoding NADH-dependent flavin oxidoreductase, with amino-acid sequence MNPKFNKMFEQVSLPNGIALKNRIVLAPMTHMSSNADGTVSDAELEYYARRTGGAGMSVTAVTYVTPNGIGFPAQFAAYDDSFIPGLKRLADTIKQQGSKAVLQIFHAGRLTPEQAVPAGQVVAPSAVASERPGSPLPRELSDEEITSIIKDFGEATRRAIEAGFDGVEIHGANGYLIQQFFSPHSNRREDRWGGSVEKRLTFPLAVVDEVQEVVAKHTKLPFIVGYRFSPEEPETPGLTMEETYALIDALKEKNLDYLHVSLNEFWSKPRRGEADTRSRMEFILDRVGGKLPVIGVGSIHTADQAAEALESGVPLLAIGRELIIEPDWVEKIESGREEDIETILTKSDQERLVIPDGLWNAIIHTPGWFPMADDK; translated from the coding sequence ATGAATCCAAAATTCAACAAAATGTTTGAACAAGTCTCTCTACCCAATGGCATTGCTCTCAAAAACCGGATTGTATTGGCACCAATGACACATATGTCTTCCAACGCCGATGGCACCGTATCCGATGCGGAGCTTGAATATTATGCTCGTCGTACAGGTGGTGCCGGCATGTCTGTAACAGCTGTAACCTATGTCACACCGAACGGTATCGGCTTCCCTGCACAATTTGCAGCTTATGATGACAGCTTCATTCCTGGACTGAAACGTCTGGCAGATACAATTAAACAACAAGGCTCCAAAGCCGTATTGCAAATCTTCCACGCAGGTCGATTGACTCCTGAACAAGCTGTTCCAGCAGGTCAAGTGGTAGCTCCAAGTGCAGTTGCCAGTGAGCGTCCAGGCTCTCCATTACCAAGAGAACTATCCGATGAAGAGATTACGTCAATTATTAAGGATTTTGGTGAAGCTACACGTCGCGCGATTGAAGCTGGATTCGACGGTGTTGAAATTCATGGTGCGAACGGATATCTGATTCAACAATTCTTCTCGCCACATTCGAATCGCCGTGAAGACCGCTGGGGCGGTAGTGTTGAAAAACGTCTGACGTTCCCACTTGCGGTGGTTGATGAAGTTCAAGAGGTTGTGGCAAAACATACCAAACTACCATTCATCGTTGGTTATCGTTTCTCACCAGAGGAACCGGAAACACCGGGTCTGACAATGGAAGAGACGTATGCACTGATCGATGCATTGAAAGAGAAAAACTTAGATTATTTGCACGTATCCCTGAACGAGTTCTGGTCTAAACCAAGACGTGGTGAAGCAGATACACGCTCTAGAATGGAGTTTATCCTTGATCGTGTAGGCGGGAAATTGCCAGTTATCGGTGTAGGTTCAATCCATACAGCGGATCAAGCAGCTGAAGCGCTCGAGAGTGGTGTACCTTTGCTTGCCATTGGACGTGAGCTGATTATCGAGCCAGATTGGGTAGAGAAGATTGAAAGTGGCCGTGAGGAAGATATTGAGACCATTCTGACCAAATCGGATCAGGAGCGTCTAGTCATTCCAGATGGCTTGTGGAATGCTATTATCCATACACCGGGATGGTTCCCAATGGCTGATGACAAATAA
- a CDS encoding AEC family transporter, which yields MLHSFMLTLYHVFLPISLPVIAGLLLKRFKNWDTRPLSTFSLYILSPALIFDTLLHAEITWTDVTSTLWFSIINLIALWLLAELLSRVFKLGASEKAGLTLVSTFTNCVNYGLPLVLLAFGQLGLDKASVYVIGQMIIVNTVGIFFAARSEFTVQKAMLSVFRMPSIYAATIAILLRTSDLRLPEALDGGISLIATGYAPVVLAILGAQMLRPRGSTEPWPSNVHRAFWTGLVVRLAAAPVLSYLILRALQVEGTLFSVLLILSSMPTAVNAVILAEQFNASPQFVSRCILWTTVASMGILPIMIVMVS from the coding sequence TTGCTGCATTCATTTATGTTGACGCTATATCACGTATTTCTCCCGATCTCACTTCCTGTTATTGCAGGTCTTCTACTCAAACGATTCAAGAATTGGGACACAAGGCCACTATCCACCTTTTCCCTCTATATTTTGAGCCCAGCTCTTATCTTTGATACATTGCTTCACGCCGAAATTACATGGACAGACGTTACAAGCACCCTCTGGTTTTCAATTATTAATCTTATCGCACTCTGGCTCCTTGCCGAGTTACTGAGCCGTGTCTTTAAGCTTGGGGCAAGCGAAAAAGCGGGACTTACCCTCGTCTCCACGTTTACGAACTGTGTGAATTACGGGCTCCCGCTTGTACTGTTAGCCTTTGGCCAGCTTGGACTAGATAAGGCTTCGGTTTATGTGATTGGACAGATGATTATTGTAAATACGGTAGGTATCTTTTTTGCAGCACGATCTGAATTCACAGTCCAAAAGGCTATGTTGTCCGTCTTTCGTATGCCTTCGATCTATGCGGCAACCATCGCTATTCTCCTTCGTACATCCGATCTTCGATTGCCCGAAGCGTTAGATGGAGGAATCTCCCTGATTGCAACAGGATACGCTCCCGTTGTGCTCGCCATCCTTGGAGCCCAAATGCTACGTCCACGTGGATCAACGGAACCATGGCCTTCGAACGTTCACCGCGCTTTTTGGACAGGACTTGTCGTGCGCCTAGCCGCAGCACCAGTACTCTCCTACTTGATCCTTCGTGCGCTTCAAGTTGAGGGAACGTTATTCAGCGTTCTGCTAATCCTGTCATCTATGCCAACGGCAGTAAACGCAGTCATACTCGCAGAACAATTCAATGCCTCGCCTCAGTTTGTGTCGCGCTGCATTCTGTGGACAACCGTCGCTTCCATGGGCATACTGCCTATCATGATTGTGATGGTTTCCTAA